The following proteins are encoded in a genomic region of Lactiplantibacillus plantarum:
- a CDS encoding MFS transporter: MANHLLSLVIVAVLNKSIGVFYKLSNKTILPDLFAPVNIQIVNGYQTQIRQLAIVSATMLVTMALLWVTPATLILIMGIAFLVSAGLDWQFRTRSNLSSDSVVTVKLDRHRSWPTWSLLYAVLGYLVDATIAVAVPWLVVSKLHSHWPLSWFLTANATGILLAPLLLKRWSKQSLLTLTAFTGGCLLLMWPTFASLMITMFLIGALRGQINISFFTTIQQIPTNNRNILMTGVLTVIDTTTVIGSLLAPRLILMLGSWTLPLLGGGILLFCLTRLIILLNNQKQSSSDIDENC; this comes from the coding sequence TTGGCAAATCACTTGCTTAGTTTAGTCATCGTCGCCGTTCTTAATAAATCAATTGGGGTCTTTTATAAGCTCAGTAACAAAACGATTTTGCCAGACCTTTTTGCGCCCGTAAATATTCAAATCGTCAACGGCTATCAAACTCAGATTCGCCAGTTGGCCATCGTTAGCGCGACAATGCTCGTCACGATGGCATTACTATGGGTAACACCGGCTACCCTAATCTTAATAATGGGGATAGCGTTCTTGGTTTCAGCCGGCCTCGATTGGCAATTCCGAACACGTTCCAATCTCTCCTCGGATTCGGTTGTCACCGTCAAGCTAGACCGCCATCGATCATGGCCGACATGGTCGTTACTGTACGCCGTTCTCGGTTATCTGGTCGACGCGACGATTGCAGTAGCCGTTCCTTGGCTCGTCGTCAGCAAGTTGCATAGTCACTGGCCACTTAGCTGGTTCTTAACAGCTAACGCCACAGGTATCTTATTGGCACCACTATTGCTAAAACGATGGTCAAAGCAATCCCTGCTAACTTTGACGGCCTTCACCGGTGGGTGCTTACTACTTATGTGGCCGACCTTTGCCAGTCTTATGATTACCATGTTCTTAATTGGTGCATTACGCGGACAGATCAACATTAGTTTTTTCACCACTATCCAACAAATCCCCACAAACAATCGTAATATTCTAATGACGGGGGTCTTAACCGTCATCGACACCACTACCGTTATTGGTAGTTTGCTAGCACCCCGTTTGATCTTAATGCTCGGTTCTTGGACCCTCCCCTTGCTTGGTGGTGGTATCCTCTTGTTTTGTTTGACGCGGCTAATTATCTTATTGAACAACCAAAAGCAGTCTTCATCCGATATCGACGAAAACTGCTGA